A DNA window from Camelina sativa cultivar DH55 chromosome 17, Cs, whole genome shotgun sequence contains the following coding sequences:
- the LOC109129851 gene encoding MATH domain and coiled-coil domain-containing protein At1g31390-like has protein sequence MLPLTKLLDVNGGFSVKGEVKIVAEVGVLEVVGKSDVLEETSLLNESIDVNGFQVLPSQVESVKSLFENHPDIASKFRLKCTHLRTAYLNSILNLTESLCQSPEELSNADLANAYSTLTCVTKAGFKLDWLEKKLKEVAEARLQEIEEELVDMKQKCVDKEALLDSIR, from the exons ATGCTTCCCCTTACCAAACTTCTTGACGTAAATGGTGGGTTTTCGGTTAAGGGAGAAGTCAAGATTGTAGCCGAGGTTGGCGTTCTTGAAGTTGTTGGCAAATCAGATGTGTTAGAGGAAACTTCATTACTAAATGAAAGCATCGATGTCAATGGGTTTCAAGTTCTTCCTTCACAG GTAGAATCTGTGAAGAGTCTTTTTGAAAACCACCCTGACATTGCATCAAAATTCCGTCTTAAGTGCACGCATTTGAGAACAGCATACTTGAATAGCATACTAAACTTGACCGAGAGCTTGTGCCAGTCCCCTGAGGAACTCTCCAATGCTGATCTGGCCAATGCATACTCTACACTAACTTGTGTGACAAAAGCGGGGTTTAAGTTGGACtggttggagaagaaactgaaagagGTTGCTGAGGCTCGGCTGCAAGAGATTGAGGAAGAATTGGTGGACATGAAGCAAAAGTGCGTTGACAAAGAGGCTCTGTTGGATTCCATAAGATGA